Proteins from a single region of bacterium:
- the hisH gene encoding imidazole glycerol phosphate synthase subunit HisH has product MTDAIAIVDYGVGNLRSAQKALETLGQAAVITSDADVIARAPAVVLPGQGAFGTCMRNLAEAGLVEPVRQAASSGRPFLGICVGMQLLFEASEESPGVAGLGIFGGTVVRFPRDPERKVPHMGWNQLRIRRRSPALAHVDDGAWVYFVHSYHPLPTDPDVVATTTEYGVEFVSSVGQGNVWAGVFHPEKSQRTGLRLLQGFVDLVNGTR; this is encoded by the coding sequence GCAACCTGCGCAGCGCGCAGAAGGCCCTCGAGACGCTCGGTCAGGCCGCGGTCATCACGAGCGATGCGGACGTGATCGCACGCGCGCCGGCCGTCGTGCTGCCGGGGCAGGGCGCCTTCGGCACCTGCATGCGCAACCTCGCCGAGGCGGGGCTCGTCGAGCCGGTGCGCCAGGCTGCGTCGTCGGGACGGCCGTTCCTCGGCATCTGCGTCGGCATGCAGCTCCTGTTCGAGGCGAGCGAGGAGTCGCCGGGCGTCGCGGGGCTCGGCATCTTCGGCGGCACGGTCGTGCGCTTCCCGCGCGATCCCGAGCGCAAGGTGCCGCACATGGGCTGGAACCAGCTCCGCATCCGCCGCCGCTCCCCGGCGCTGGCGCACGTGGACGACGGCGCCTGGGTGTACTTCGTGCACTCGTACCACCCGCTGCCGACCGATCCCGACGTCGTCGCCACGACCACCGAGTACGGCGTCGAGTTCGTCTCCAGCGTCGGTCAGGGCAACGTCTGGGCCGGCGTGTTCCACCCCGAGAAGAGCCAGCGCACCGGGCTGCGGCTGCTCCAGGGCTTCGTCGACCTCGTGAACGGAACGCGATGA